A region from the Argonema galeatum A003/A1 genome encodes:
- a CDS encoding TIGR04376 family protein — translation MGVFEDLSRFLESRLEEFLRNNPHLELQALEEQLREQEEDSRRLIVDLQLQEKKSEDEILATAQEIQRWHVRIDKAKAANRLDLVQPAQEREAALLRQGNQLWGHMQGLKERIRQAQELLRRIQQRRQEVRAKAAQAQANRTSPKTDQKSQTAGWNQGRTPTSFSGADPLDEQFKSWEANDELERMKRNMGR, via the coding sequence GTGGGCGTATTTGAAGATCTCAGCCGATTTTTAGAGAGTCGCTTGGAAGAATTCCTGCGGAACAATCCTCATCTGGAGTTGCAAGCGCTAGAGGAACAGCTGCGGGAACAAGAGGAAGACTCCCGGCGGCTGATTGTTGACCTCCAGTTGCAAGAAAAAAAGTCGGAAGATGAGATTCTTGCCACTGCACAAGAAATCCAACGCTGGCACGTCCGCATTGACAAGGCGAAGGCAGCGAACAGACTGGATTTAGTGCAACCCGCACAAGAGAGAGAAGCCGCCTTACTGCGCCAAGGCAATCAGCTTTGGGGACATATGCAAGGACTCAAAGAGCGGATTAGACAGGCTCAAGAATTACTGCGTCGGATTCAGCAACGACGGCAGGAAGTACGCGCCAAAGCCGCTCAAGCTCAGGCAAATCGTACCAGCCCTAAAACCGATCAAAAATCGCAAACTGCCGGTTGGAACCAGGGTCGCACTCCCACATCCTTCAGCGGCGCGGACCCCTTGGATGAACAATTTAAGAGTTGGGAAGCAAACGATGAGCTAGAACGAATGAAGCGAAATATGGGGCGTTAG